In Thunnus thynnus chromosome 11, fThuThy2.1, whole genome shotgun sequence, the following proteins share a genomic window:
- the LOC137192180 gene encoding scavenger receptor cysteine-rich type 1 protein M130-like, producing MTVKLVCCEQGCSEPQTIRLVGGAGRCAGTLEVKRPEWRPVSDFYWTLKAAAAACRDLDCGSAVSTGSRYEASRRSVWWIRSDCVQSGSRLRDCASSSSSSSIVELTCSDSVRLVNGTSLCSGRLEVKSEQSWSSVCEADFDQQDAEVVCRELGCGAPSVLQGALYGEVEAPMWTKEFQCGGHESALLDCGRSDSARSTCSPGKAVGLTCSEPVRLVGGAGRCAGTLEVKRSEWRPVEDSYWTLKAAAAACRDLDCGSAVSTGSRYEASRRSVWRIRSDCVQSGSRLRECALSYSSSSIVKLTCSGKSINDIIYDSNIFLPLSQ from the exons ATGACTGTGAAACTGGTTTGTTGTGAGCAGGGCTGTAGTG agcctcAGACCatcaggttggtgggaggagccggtcgctgtgcaggtacactggaggtgaaacgaCCAGAGTGGAGACCAGTGAGTGACTTTTACTGGACcctgaaggcagcagcagcagcctgcagagatctggactgtggctctgctgtttcaacaggaagcagATATGAAGCCTCACGCAGATCTGTATGGTGGATCAGATCTGACTGTGTTCAGTCTGGATCTAGACTGAGGGACTGtgcatcatcatcttcctcttcctccattgtggagctcacctgctcag actctgtcaggctggtgaatgggactagtctgtgttcaggcagactggaggtgaagtctgagcagtcgtggtcctcagtgtgtgaagctgactttgaccagcaggatgcagaggtggtctgtagggagctcggctgtggggctccttcagtcctccagggggcgctctatggagaagtggaagctccgatgtggaccaaagagttccagtgtggaggccatgagtctgctctcctggactgtggaagatcagactcagctagaagcacctgctcacctggcaaagctgttggactcacctgctcag agcctgtcaggttggtgggaggagccggtcgctgtgcaggtacactggaggtgaaacgaTCCGAGTGGAGACCAGTGGAGGACTCTTACTGGACcctgaaggcagcagcagcagcctgcagagatctggactgtggctctgctgtttcaacaggaagcagATATGAAGCCTCACGCAGATCTGTATGGAGGATCAGATCTGACTGTGTTCAGTCTGGATCTAGACTGAGGGAATGTGCATTATCatattcctcttcctccatcgtgaagctcacctgctcaggtaagtccatcaatgacatcatctatgacagtaatattttccttcctctgtcacagtga
- the LOC137192188 gene encoding uncharacterized protein produces MSSLCVARKGLNLNKLMRRTQQHSAFHRGRRIHHLSVFTDLLLQPIISVSSTMDGVSEAQQQGFQVRRGSNFTISCSVQPQYPGGSFQLTFTSSYKAHIYTQPAVNHSADFLFPAADPAHQGNYSCVYGVYVFAHNFFSESRLLSLTVTDPTVHIIRLVILPVTLLLVVAVVFFILKASRGQKSGPQENIELDSYNLGVSRAEGEPAEEEGAQGAE; encoded by the exons ATGAGTAGTCTGTGTGTAGCAAGAAAAGGCCTTAATTTGAACAAACTAATGAGGAGAACACAACAACATTCAGCttttcacagaggaagaaggattcatcatctctctgtgtttacagacctgctgcttcagCCAATCATCTCTGTGTCTTCTACCATGGACGGGGTCTCCGAGGCCCAGCAGCAGGGGTTTCAGGTGCGTCGGGGCTCCAACTTCACCATCAGCTGCTCCGTCCAGCCTCAGTACCCAGGAGGCTCCTTCCAgctcaccttcacctcctcctaCAAGGCACACATCTACACccagccagctgtcaatcactctgctgacttcctgtttcctgctgcagaccCCGCCCACCAAGGAAACTACAGCTGTGTTTATGGCGTCTATGTTTTTGCTCATAACTTCTTCTCTGAGAGCCGTctgctgtctctcactgtcacaG ATCCAACAGTTCATATCATCAGACTGGTCATCCTGCCGGTGACTCTGCTGTTGGTCGTCGCTGTCGTCTTTTTCATCCTGAAG gccagcagggggcagaagTCAGGCCCACAGGAGAACATTGAGCTGGATTCTTATAACCTCGGTGTTTCCAGAGCTGAAGGAGAGCCGGCTGAAGAGGAAGGAGCCCAGGGAGCAGAGTAG
- the LOC137192186 gene encoding scavenger receptor cysteine-rich type 1 protein M130-like, whose amino-acid sequence MLQVNIPQTNDGSLSPDSVRLVNGTSLCSGRLEVKSEQSWSSVCEADFDQQDAEVVCKELGCGAPSVLQGALYGEVEAPMWTKEFQCGGYESALLDCGRSDSARSTCSPGKAVGLTCSEPVRLVGGAGRCAGTLEVKRSEWRPVEDSYWTLKAAAAACRDLDCGSAVSTGSRYEASRRSVWRIRSDCVHSGSALRDCASSSSSSSIVELTCSDSVRLVNGTSLCSGRLEVKSEQSWSSVCEADFDQQDAEVVCRELGCGAPSVLQGALYGEVEAPMWTKEFQCGGHESALLDCGRSDSARSTCSPGKAVGLTCSEPVRLVGGAGRCAGTLEVKRSEWRPVEDSYWTLKAAAAACRDLDCGSAVSTGSRYEASRRSVWRIRSDCVQSGSRLRECALSYSSSSIVKLTCSGKSINDIIYDSNIFLPLSQ is encoded by the exons atgttgcaggtaaatattccccaaactaatgatggttctctctctccagactctgtcaggctggtgaatgggactagtctgtgttcaggcagactggaggtgaagtctgagcagtcgtggtcctcagtgtgtgaagccgactttgaccagcaggatgcagaggtggtctgtaaggagctcggctgtggggctccttcagtcctccagggggcgctctatggagaagtggaggctccgatgtggaccaaagagttccagtgtggaggctatgagtctgctctcctggactgtggaagatcagactcagctagaagcacctgctcacctggcaaagctgttggactcacctgctcag agcctgtcaggttggtgggaggagccggtcgctgtgcaggtacactggaggtgaaacgaTCCGAGTGGAGACCAGTGGAGGACTCTTACTGGACcctgaaggcagcagcagcagcctgcagagatctggactgtggctctgctgtttcaacaggaagcagATATGAAGCCTCACGCAGATCTGTATGGAGGATCAGATCTGACTGTGTTCATTCTGGATCTGCACTGAGGGACTGtgcatcatcatcttcctcttcctccatcgtggagctcacctgctcag actctgtcaggctggtgaatgggactagtctgtgttcaggcagactggaggtgaagtctgagcagtcgtggtcctcagtgtgtgaagctgactttgaccagcaggatgcagaggtggtctgtagggagctcggctgtggggctccttcagtcctccagggggcgctctatggagaagtggaagctccgatgtggaccaaagagttccagtgtggaggccatgagtctgctctcctggactgtggaagatcagactcagctagaagcacctgctcacctggcaaagctgttggactcacctgctcag agcctgtcaggttggtgggaggagccggtcgctgtgcaggtacactggaggtgaaacgaTCCGAGTGGAGACCAGTGGAGGACTCTTACTGGACcctgaaggcagcagcagcagcctgcagagatctggactgtggctctgctgtttcaacaggaagcagATATGAAGCCTCACGCAGATCTGTATGGAGGATCAGATCTGACTGTGTTCAGTCTGGATCTAGACTGAGGGAATGTGCATTATCatattcctcttcctccatcgtgaagctcacctgctcaggtaagtccatcaatgacatcatctatgacagtaatattttccttcctctgtcacagtga